From one Actinomyces sp. Marseille-P3109 genomic stretch:
- the purB gene encoding adenylosuccinate lyase yields MVDLSTVSPAIALGPLDGRYRAVTAPLVNHLSEAALNRARLQVEVEWLIHLTDNGVLPGAPRLSETEKAYLRGVVEDFGAEAIAELGAIEAETRHDVKAVEYLLKRRLAAAAQAPGVVGADGGPTVLPTVGEIVHIFCTSEDINNLSYALTIRAAIEQVWLPAARGLVEDLAAMAHEYADAAMLARTHGQPATPTTLGKELAVLAHRLRRQVRRVEATEYLGKINGATGTFGAHVVSVPGADWRAVGRGFVEHLGLTWNPLTTQIESHDWQAELYSDVARFNRIAHNLATDVWTYISLGYFHQRLSAQGSTGSSTMPHKVNPIRFENGEANLEISCSLLDTLAATLVTSRLQRDLTDSTTQRNVGAALGHSLLAVDNIRRGLAGLDVDRARLEEDLEATWEVLGEPVQQAMRAAAVAGATGMADPYERLKELTRGKKVTPEGMREFISGLGMPDDVEARLLALTPTTYTGLAAELVSHLDD; encoded by the coding sequence ATGGTCGACCTCTCCACCGTCTCCCCCGCCATTGCCCTGGGCCCCCTGGACGGCCGCTACCGCGCCGTCACCGCCCCGCTGGTCAATCACCTCTCCGAAGCAGCCCTCAACCGGGCTCGCCTGCAGGTCGAGGTCGAGTGGCTCATCCACCTGACCGACAACGGCGTCCTGCCCGGCGCCCCCCGCCTCAGCGAGACGGAGAAGGCCTACCTGCGCGGCGTCGTGGAGGACTTCGGGGCCGAGGCGATCGCCGAGCTCGGCGCCATCGAGGCCGAGACCCGCCACGACGTCAAGGCCGTCGAGTACCTGCTCAAGCGCCGCCTGGCCGCGGCCGCGCAGGCCCCTGGCGTCGTCGGCGCCGACGGCGGCCCCACCGTGCTGCCCACGGTCGGCGAGATCGTCCACATCTTCTGCACCAGCGAGGACATCAACAATCTCTCCTACGCCCTGACGATCCGCGCCGCCATCGAGCAGGTGTGGCTGCCGGCCGCCCGCGGTCTGGTCGAGGACCTGGCCGCCATGGCCCACGAGTACGCCGACGCCGCCATGCTGGCGCGCACGCACGGCCAGCCGGCCACCCCCACCACGCTCGGCAAGGAGCTGGCGGTCCTGGCACACCGGCTGCGCCGCCAGGTGCGCCGCGTCGAGGCCACCGAGTACCTGGGCAAGATCAACGGCGCCACCGGCACCTTCGGCGCACACGTCGTCTCCGTCCCCGGCGCCGACTGGCGGGCCGTGGGCCGCGGCTTCGTCGAGCACCTGGGCCTGACCTGGAACCCGCTGACCACCCAGATCGAGTCCCACGACTGGCAGGCCGAGCTCTACTCCGACGTCGCCCGCTTCAACCGGATCGCCCACAACCTGGCCACCGACGTGTGGACCTACATCTCGCTGGGCTACTTCCACCAGCGCCTGAGCGCGCAGGGCTCCACCGGCTCGTCGACCATGCCGCACAAGGTCAACCCGATCCGCTTCGAGAACGGCGAGGCCAATCTGGAGATCTCCTGCTCGCTGCTGGACACCCTGGCCGCCACGCTCGTCACCTCCCGCCTCCAGCGCGACCTCACCGACTCCACCACGCAGCGCAACGTGGGCGCGGCCCTGGGGCACTCGCTGCTGGCCGTCGACAACATCCGCCGCGGTCTGGCCGGGCTCGACGTCGACCGCGCCCGCCTGGAGGAGGACCTGGAGGCGACCTGGGAGGTGCTCGGCGAGCCCGTCCAGCAGGCCATGCGGGCGGCCGCCGTCGCCGGGGCCACCGGCATGGCCGACCCGTACGAGCGCCTCAAGGAGCTCACCCGCGGCAAGAAGGTCACCCCCGAGGGCATGCGCGAGTTCATCTCCGGGCTCGGCATGCCCGACGACGTCGAGGCCCGCCTGCTCGCCCTGACCCCCACCACCTACACGGGCCTGGCCGCCGAGCTCGTCTCCCACCTGGACGACTGA
- a CDS encoding thiopeptide-type bacteriocin biosynthesis protein: MSTHDDSQASRREQRNQPSRLTRSRRLRWLGGRSRVSEQSERFGQTGQAGQGGATPQVGASIPGIQPLEMAAADFGSLRAQHSSVRQRGSALVNQADDVGWLYARIYCAGGDDTDELLPEIAQWLARARGQWDIRSAHFLRFVDLRGHHVRLRLKAVQGVLDEAYESMRELDAVARRAEVRTVERLVSDPMTSGIGASRPGIAFGVYGPEYAKYGGVAGVEEAERHFYVSSRWCLDRQIWQIPRSVPRAALAARFLALAAQSAPLPAAELLSAHLRMWGSRLPAHLRDGSALGPIVQQLLEVIEFQFDEIPAWGRAAGAMGELADDAARAIGAMGAGTGGRRALDLLHIDVNRLGLNPAEECVAGLCARQLLAGGAVPPVQPSAAVG; this comes from the coding sequence ATGAGCACGCACGACGACTCCCAGGCCAGCCGGCGCGAGCAGCGCAACCAGCCCAGCCGGCTCACCCGCTCCCGGCGCCTGCGCTGGCTCGGCGGGCGCTCCCGGGTCTCCGAGCAGTCCGAGCGGTTCGGGCAGACCGGCCAGGCCGGGCAGGGAGGCGCCACCCCGCAGGTGGGGGCCTCGATCCCGGGGATCCAGCCCCTGGAGATGGCGGCCGCCGACTTCGGCAGCCTGCGCGCCCAGCACAGCTCGGTGCGCCAGCGGGGATCGGCGCTGGTCAACCAGGCCGACGACGTCGGCTGGCTGTATGCGCGGATCTACTGCGCCGGAGGGGACGACACCGACGAGCTGCTGCCGGAGATCGCCCAGTGGCTGGCCCGGGCCCGCGGCCAGTGGGATATCCGCTCGGCGCACTTCCTGCGCTTCGTCGACCTGCGCGGGCACCACGTCCGGCTGCGACTCAAGGCCGTCCAGGGCGTCCTGGACGAGGCCTACGAGAGCATGCGCGAGCTCGACGCCGTCGCCCGGCGGGCCGAGGTGCGCACGGTCGAGCGCCTTGTCTCCGACCCGATGACCAGTGGCATCGGCGCCAGCCGGCCCGGGATCGCCTTCGGCGTCTACGGCCCCGAGTACGCCAAGTACGGGGGCGTGGCCGGCGTCGAGGAGGCCGAGCGCCACTTCTACGTCTCCAGCCGGTGGTGCCTGGACCGCCAGATCTGGCAGATCCCGAGATCGGTGCCCCGGGCGGCCCTGGCGGCGCGGTTCCTGGCGCTGGCGGCCCAGAGCGCGCCGCTGCCCGCGGCCGAGCTGCTCTCCGCCCACCTGCGGATGTGGGGCTCGCGTCTGCCCGCGCACCTGCGCGACGGCAGCGCCCTGGGACCGATCGTCCAGCAGCTGCTGGAGGTCATCGAGTTCCAGTTCGATGAGATCCCCGCCTGGGGGCGGGCCGCCGGGGCCATGGGCGAGTTGGCCGACGACGCCGCCCGCGCCATCGGCGCCATGGGGGCTGGCACCGGTGGGCGCCGGGCCCTGGACCTGCTGCACATCGACGTCAACCGGCTCGGCCTCAACCCGGCCGAGGAGTGCGTCGCCGGGCTGTGCGCCCGCCAGCTCCTGGCCGGAGGCGCCGTGCCCCCGGTCCAGCCCTCAGCCGCCGTCGGGTAG
- a CDS encoding lantibiotic dehydratase — translation MTQPVLSRAGASPSRQPQPHSTSAVTPGEPVPSAPSSAVPAPVPASEPEPPALAQPAVALPTLVRLGGLPARAVPETTAAVTGNLEYLRRLDEVLDGAANQLLDPLYELIPTLAKTERRLVLRAKRRVFQGRATGLSEEVLAALPTELRALLERWDALVARKEETRARLAVLVDVDLDRSRELLAAGLVEPGYQEALAIAAPALISTLATRGRRLEDPRVLRTLYTLATRAALKTSPFSGLTTVNEAGQPSAGRSHRMVATHLAYRILSATAQDLAPDGALYLEPTPVRRAVTASGAGPARVYGQYPPSEPEAEALTIVGEHEYGNGMVFRQETVQPARWLQETHDALTGGGMHAVLSVRDACERVGGANPRLRLERLLASGAVVPRVPWYRGENPFPLLAATLSPDQQRQWGEDLAWLARLDEAIGAADGLTRAELLNRAVRLAERVFPDGELGERPSGFLYEDRESARSWADPLDEAPFVQDVRTLGELADPWVARSHIYDLMVTRFVALFGNGGVCKDPLAFFMTLAHAPDGDEEMLRAAGLDYAAGPDAERTALSGGASGSPRHLGAFLQPVAPNAQTYAAGGGLTVVNAFTNANGSLQARFHRLLGSGFRERLASRIRTAWGTERVLEIQASTECNTGQAVSCGLLPPLGLPGEPGAPDTIPLSSLRLVHDPATSTLFLADDAGPVGLAYLGLTPQYLLGGYLSWLVLLSDPWSRLPPFADHWTSRRRDLNGPLPDEVMHSERAVAGRLVTRRESWTFPAAQIAPLMDRDLTTTLLHMDDLRKQWGMPVEVFVHQHMPSQGATFDQHKPRYVDLTSPVSVLALRGWIDPDAAHISFVEALPARGEALGLTQDGEPTAVEYLVGLQWPKNLEGTA, via the coding sequence ATGACGCAGCCGGTTCTCTCCCGCGCCGGTGCCTCCCCCTCCCGACAGCCACAGCCGCACTCCACATCCGCCGTGACCCCCGGGGAGCCCGTCCCATCCGCCCCGTCTTCCGCCGTACCAGCGCCGGTACCGGCATCGGAACCGGAGCCCCCGGCCCTGGCTCAGCCCGCCGTGGCCCTGCCCACCCTCGTGCGCCTGGGAGGACTCCCGGCGCGAGCCGTTCCCGAGACCACCGCCGCCGTGACCGGCAACCTGGAGTACCTGCGCCGGCTCGACGAGGTGCTCGACGGCGCCGCGAACCAGCTGCTCGACCCGCTCTACGAGCTCATCCCCACCCTGGCCAAGACTGAGCGCCGCCTGGTCCTGCGCGCCAAGCGCCGGGTCTTCCAGGGGCGAGCCACCGGCCTGTCCGAGGAGGTCCTGGCGGCCCTGCCCACTGAGCTCCGCGCGCTGCTGGAGCGCTGGGACGCCCTGGTGGCCCGCAAGGAGGAGACCCGCGCGCGCCTGGCCGTCCTGGTCGACGTCGACCTGGACCGCAGCCGCGAGCTGCTGGCGGCCGGACTCGTCGAGCCCGGCTACCAGGAGGCCCTGGCGATCGCCGCCCCGGCCCTCATCTCCACCCTGGCCACCCGCGGCCGCAGACTCGAGGACCCCCGCGTCCTGCGCACCCTCTACACCCTGGCCACCCGGGCCGCCCTCAAGACCAGCCCCTTCTCGGGACTGACCACCGTCAACGAGGCCGGCCAGCCGTCCGCCGGGCGCAGCCACCGCATGGTGGCGACCCACCTGGCCTACCGCATCCTGAGCGCCACCGCCCAGGACCTGGCACCCGACGGCGCCCTCTACCTCGAGCCGACCCCCGTGCGCCGGGCCGTCACCGCCTCCGGCGCGGGCCCGGCCCGGGTTTACGGCCAGTACCCGCCCAGCGAGCCCGAGGCCGAGGCGCTGACCATCGTCGGCGAGCACGAGTACGGCAACGGCATGGTCTTCCGTCAGGAGACCGTCCAGCCCGCCCGCTGGCTCCAGGAGACCCACGACGCCCTGACCGGCGGCGGCATGCACGCCGTCCTCAGCGTGCGCGACGCCTGCGAGCGCGTGGGCGGCGCCAACCCGCGCCTGCGCCTGGAGCGGCTGCTGGCCTCGGGCGCCGTCGTGCCGCGGGTGCCCTGGTACCGCGGGGAGAACCCCTTCCCGCTGCTGGCCGCCACGCTCTCACCGGACCAGCAGCGCCAGTGGGGCGAGGACCTGGCCTGGCTGGCCCGGCTCGACGAGGCCATCGGCGCCGCCGACGGGCTCACTCGCGCCGAGCTCCTCAACCGCGCCGTGCGGCTGGCCGAGCGCGTCTTCCCCGACGGCGAGCTCGGCGAGCGCCCCAGCGGCTTCCTCTACGAGGACCGCGAGTCCGCTCGCAGCTGGGCCGACCCGCTTGACGAAGCCCCCTTCGTCCAGGACGTGCGGACCCTCGGCGAGCTCGCCGACCCGTGGGTGGCCCGCTCCCACATCTACGACCTCATGGTGACCCGGTTCGTCGCGCTGTTCGGCAACGGTGGGGTGTGCAAGGACCCGCTCGCCTTCTTCATGACCCTCGCCCACGCCCCCGACGGCGACGAGGAGATGCTGCGCGCCGCCGGGCTCGACTACGCCGCCGGGCCCGACGCGGAGCGCACCGCCCTGTCCGGCGGGGCCTCCGGCTCGCCCCGGCACCTGGGCGCCTTCCTCCAGCCCGTGGCCCCCAACGCGCAGACCTATGCCGCCGGCGGGGGACTGACCGTCGTCAACGCCTTCACCAACGCCAATGGCTCGCTGCAGGCCCGCTTCCACCGGCTCCTGGGGTCCGGCTTCCGGGAGCGCCTGGCCTCGCGGATCCGCACCGCCTGGGGCACCGAGCGGGTCCTGGAGATCCAGGCCAGCACCGAGTGCAACACCGGCCAGGCCGTCTCCTGCGGGCTCCTGCCCCCGCTGGGTCTGCCCGGTGAGCCGGGCGCGCCTGACACGATCCCCCTCAGCTCCCTGCGGCTCGTCCACGACCCGGCCACGAGCACGCTGTTCCTGGCCGACGACGCCGGGCCCGTGGGGCTGGCCTACCTGGGCCTGACCCCGCAGTACCTCCTGGGCGGATACCTGTCCTGGCTGGTGCTGCTGAGCGACCCGTGGTCCCGGCTGCCCCCGTTCGCCGACCACTGGACCAGCCGCCGTCGGGACCTGAACGGCCCCCTGCCCGACGAGGTCATGCACTCCGAGCGGGCCGTGGCCGGCCGCCTGGTGACGCGCCGCGAGTCCTGGACCTTCCCGGCCGCGCAGATCGCCCCGCTCATGGACCGCGACCTGACGACGACCCTGCTGCACATGGACGACCTGCGCAAGCAGTGGGGGATGCCGGTGGAGGTGTTCGTCCACCAGCACATGCCCTCCCAGGGCGCCACCTTCGACCAGCACAAGCCCCGATACGTGGACCTCACCTCGCCGGTCTCCGTGCTGGCCCTTAGGGGGTGGATCGATCCCGACGCCGCGCACATCAGCTTCGTCGAGGCCCTCCCGGCCCGCGGCGAGGCCCTGGGGCTCACGCAGGACGGTGAGCCCACGGCGGTCGAGTACCTCGTGGGGCTGCAGTGGCCCAAGAACCTGGAAGGCACGGCATGA
- a CDS encoding PqqD family protein has product MSTVMSTAMSSTSTPTSPIPRLRRGVSLIVGMDNQPMLFDSDSGKYHRLGAAAAFIVNQFDGVRSLPTIIEQLPQDIDEAGARRITSPPARTRRTRGRHTAQPRQARHLKVEQPRRSGGWWLPRIIIARKYHRIVAPIVTLLQRLPARALSWVFLALAACGYTAGAMALASLAGGPRPGVLVLVTAVAIQLVSILLHESWHAIVAGYLGTPIRGLGVALMFWAIPIAYVDRTDSYRVRSRRGLTMLALAGIFSDGVVCGLEAAVAWASTGTVRQVALTLCAFQLTMLVTNLNPLTQSDGVAAVEAATGSVNLRGRSMFVLRCVLRRQPLPPALAVMRPAVRWGYFIYGLLCSLLGLLAFVMSVVWIGYWLSVLLKGFLL; this is encoded by the coding sequence ATGAGCACGGTGATGAGTACGGCGATGAGCAGCACGAGCACCCCGACGAGCCCGATCCCGCGCCTGCGCCGCGGCGTGAGCCTGATCGTCGGGATGGACAACCAGCCGATGCTGTTCGACTCCGACTCGGGCAAGTACCACCGGCTCGGGGCGGCCGCGGCCTTCATCGTCAACCAGTTCGACGGGGTGCGCTCCCTGCCGACCATCATCGAACAGCTGCCCCAGGACATCGACGAGGCCGGCGCCAGGCGCATCACGAGCCCCCCCGCCCGCACCAGACGCACCCGCGGTCGGCACACCGCCCAGCCCCGCCAGGCCCGCCACCTCAAGGTCGAGCAGCCCCGCCGCAGCGGAGGCTGGTGGCTGCCCCGCATCATCATCGCCCGCAAGTACCACCGGATCGTCGCCCCGATCGTCACCCTGCTTCAGCGTCTGCCGGCCCGCGCGCTCAGCTGGGTATTCCTGGCGCTGGCCGCCTGCGGCTACACGGCCGGGGCCATGGCCCTGGCCTCCCTGGCCGGTGGCCCCCGCCCGGGCGTCCTCGTCCTCGTCACGGCGGTGGCGATCCAGCTGGTGAGCATCCTGCTGCACGAGTCCTGGCACGCCATCGTCGCCGGCTACCTGGGCACCCCCATCCGAGGTCTGGGGGTGGCGCTCATGTTCTGGGCGATCCCCATCGCCTACGTCGACCGCACCGACTCCTACCGGGTGCGCTCCCGGCGCGGGCTGACGATGCTGGCCCTGGCCGGCATCTTCTCCGACGGCGTCGTCTGCGGTCTGGAGGCGGCCGTCGCCTGGGCCTCGACGGGAACGGTGCGCCAGGTGGCCCTGACCCTGTGCGCCTTCCAGCTCACGATGCTCGTCACCAACCTCAACCCCCTCACCCAGTCCGACGGCGTCGCCGCGGTCGAGGCAGCCACCGGCTCGGTCAACCTGCGCGGGCGCTCCATGTTCGTGCTGCGCTGTGTCCTCAGACGCCAGCCCCTGCCGCCGGCCCTGGCCGTCATGCGGCCCGCGGTGCGCTGGGGCTATTTCATCTACGGGCTTCTGTGCAGTCTTCTCGGTCTCCTGGCCTTCGTGATGAGCGTTGTATGGATAGGCTACTGGCTGTCCGTTCTCTTGAAAGGTTTCCTCCTATGA
- a CDS encoding thiocillin family RiPP, whose product MTNSAIDLTLADSDFGVEELPEGNALGCAFSSASASCPASAASASCPACAASASTTSC is encoded by the coding sequence ATGACGAACAGCGCGATTGATCTCACCCTCGCCGACAGTGACTTCGGCGTCGAGGAGCTGCCTGAGGGCAACGCCCTGGGTTGCGCCTTCAGCAGCGCCAGCGCGTCCTGTCCGGCCAGCGCGGCCTCGGCCTCGTGCCCGGCCTGCGCCGCCAGCGCGTCGACGACGTCCTGCTGA
- a CDS encoding TOMM precursor leader peptide-binding protein, translating into MRAGDVGRAARRDLQFRIPRRPVVRLGLRARPDEDGWIVDGARKSQVLGGAFAREHMGPLLEACDGTRTLDEIGEVTGIGPQAAFEAVSLLWTGGIVEEGDTEPVPGDPAPELARFLSRLGDSTGVNDSWQDAARRLAAARVAVVGDNELAGEMVAALEPTLPDVRLDGAPRQGDTLVVLIETQGSAGRREEVARRCREAGIPLLRVRAEQEAVTVGPYVDEAFSPCLACASADEPELGPRPEAARRDIVIGLAARAVAALIARATVTHLPGDARRTDLATFTYSDRPVVSRPGCPVCSVAGQGQAPVPVAPSAPVGARYEQSVAIPPAAFVDSKGHQQHYKPSNLRLQREFRDWPVCPRAPLPPADLERLDQPWPVVHPLTDDGSEPDVVARPTLGELATILALSVGVREPIGAEPIGREQADTAQTPLSAKLRRWTAAGGNIGSVTAYVLVPERGENDGELAPGAYVYIERDHALALIGPAPSEQTGTQGAVPDGVGARIVLTGNVDKVARKYFSFALRIAVQDCGCSFEVIRLVADALGVPLRARARWDEQQIARELGTDPVSEPACIVVDLGGSRAH; encoded by the coding sequence ATGCGTGCCGGCGACGTCGGCCGCGCCGCTCGCCGCGACCTGCAGTTCCGCATCCCCCGCAGGCCCGTGGTCCGACTGGGCCTGCGCGCCCGGCCCGACGAGGACGGCTGGATCGTCGACGGGGCCCGCAAGAGCCAGGTCCTGGGCGGAGCCTTCGCCCGCGAGCACATGGGTCCCCTGCTCGAGGCCTGCGACGGCACCCGCACCCTCGACGAGATCGGCGAGGTCACCGGCATCGGCCCGCAGGCCGCCTTCGAGGCCGTCTCCCTGCTGTGGACCGGCGGCATCGTCGAGGAGGGGGACACCGAGCCCGTCCCCGGTGACCCGGCGCCTGAGCTGGCGCGGTTCCTCTCGCGCCTGGGTGACTCCACCGGCGTCAACGACTCCTGGCAGGACGCCGCCCGCCGCCTGGCCGCCGCCCGGGTCGCCGTCGTCGGGGACAACGAGCTGGCCGGCGAGATGGTCGCCGCCCTGGAGCCCACGCTGCCCGACGTGCGGCTCGACGGCGCACCCCGCCAGGGGGACACGCTCGTCGTCCTCATCGAGACCCAGGGCTCCGCGGGCCGCCGGGAGGAGGTGGCGCGCCGCTGCCGCGAGGCCGGCATCCCGCTGCTGCGGGTGCGCGCCGAGCAGGAGGCGGTCACGGTCGGCCCCTACGTCGACGAGGCCTTCTCACCCTGCCTGGCCTGTGCTAGCGCCGACGAGCCCGAGCTCGGCCCCCGCCCCGAGGCCGCCCGCCGCGACATCGTCATCGGTCTGGCCGCCCGGGCCGTGGCCGCGCTCATCGCCCGTGCCACCGTCACCCACCTGCCCGGGGACGCCCGGCGCACGGACCTGGCCACCTTCACCTACTCCGACCGCCCGGTCGTCTCCCGACCCGGCTGCCCCGTCTGCTCCGTTGCGGGGCAGGGTCAGGCCCCGGTGCCGGTGGCGCCGTCGGCCCCCGTGGGGGCCCGCTACGAGCAGTCCGTGGCCATCCCGCCGGCGGCCTTCGTGGACTCCAAGGGCCATCAGCAGCACTACAAGCCCTCCAACCTGCGCCTTCAGCGCGAGTTCCGCGACTGGCCGGTCTGTCCGCGCGCCCCGCTGCCGCCCGCCGACCTGGAGCGTCTGGACCAGCCCTGGCCCGTCGTGCACCCGCTCACCGATGACGGCTCCGAGCCCGACGTCGTCGCCCGCCCCACCCTGGGCGAGCTCGCCACGATCCTGGCGCTGTCGGTCGGCGTGCGCGAGCCGATCGGCGCCGAGCCCATCGGCCGGGAGCAGGCCGACACCGCCCAGACCCCGCTGAGCGCCAAACTGCGCCGCTGGACGGCCGCCGGCGGCAACATCGGCTCGGTGACCGCCTACGTCCTCGTTCCCGAACGAGGGGAGAACGACGGAGAGCTGGCTCCGGGCGCCTACGTCTACATCGAGCGCGACCACGCCCTGGCGCTCATCGGCCCCGCCCCCAGCGAGCAGACCGGAACGCAGGGGGCGGTGCCCGACGGCGTCGGCGCCCGGATTGTCCTGACCGGCAACGTCGACAAGGTGGCCCGCAAGTACTTCTCCTTCGCCCTGCGGATCGCGGTGCAGGACTGCGGCTGCTCCTTCGAGGTGATCCGCCTCGTCGCCGACGCTCTGGGGGTGCCTCTGCGAGCCCGGGCCCGCTGGGACGAGCAGCAGATCGCCCGGGAGCTGGGCACGGACCCGGTCAGCGAACCGGCCTGCATCGTCGTCGACCTGGGAGGCAGCCGTGCGCACTGA
- a CDS encoding cyclodehydratase, giving the protein MSTTTPAPATQPAQGPAPQAPTGPVTAYLPQGGFARAVVRRLAGEDDVVVPVDQGLVSAYVPYADRAVLVADPDQTGLREDLDTLSFTRSIPSLGLELFPTELRCGPLVVPGRSACYRCYDRRRRQHGYRPMPAEVAAELGPLEQAYAHHHVLLGAGLISLALQTLDRRGAAVPGAGGAGGADGVAVGEDVPDIGGQVWTIDLVSGVTTCARTVAVDRCETCSTRYEGRRDGLPALAALLPERRTGGRPSHDSDRRGEVA; this is encoded by the coding sequence ATGAGCACGACGACGCCCGCACCGGCCACGCAGCCGGCACAGGGACCGGCACCGCAGGCCCCCACGGGGCCGGTGACGGCCTACCTGCCCCAAGGCGGGTTCGCGCGCGCCGTCGTGAGGCGGCTCGCCGGTGAGGACGACGTCGTCGTGCCGGTCGACCAAGGGCTGGTCAGCGCCTACGTCCCCTACGCCGACCGCGCCGTCCTCGTGGCCGACCCCGATCAGACCGGCCTGCGTGAGGACCTCGACACCCTGTCCTTCACCCGGTCCATCCCCTCCCTCGGCCTGGAGCTCTTCCCCACAGAGCTGCGCTGCGGACCGCTCGTGGTGCCCGGCCGCAGCGCCTGCTACCGCTGCTACGACCGACGCCGTCGCCAGCACGGCTACCGCCCGATGCCCGCGGAGGTCGCCGCCGAGCTCGGCCCGCTGGAGCAGGCCTACGCCCACCACCACGTGCTCCTGGGAGCCGGACTCATCTCGCTGGCCCTCCAGACCCTCGACCGCCGGGGAGCAGCCGTTCCGGGAGCCGGTGGGGCCGGTGGAGCCGACGGCGTCGCCGTCGGCGAGGACGTCCCGGACATCGGCGGCCAGGTGTGGACCATCGACCTCGTCTCCGGGGTCACCACCTGCGCGCGGACCGTGGCCGTGGACCGCTGCGAGACCTGCTCGACTCGCTACGAGGGGCGCCGCGACGGCCTGCCCGCGCTCGCGGCCCTCCTGCCCGAGCGGCGCACGGGTGGACGCCCCTCACACGACTCCGATCGCCGTGGGGAGGTGGCTTGA